The Astyanax mexicanus isolate ESR-SI-001 chromosome 21, AstMex3_surface, whole genome shotgun sequence genome contains the following window.
aacactgctcgtcaccaaaagaacagcatacctacagtgaagcatggtggtggcagcatcatactttggggctgtttttcttcagctggaactggggctttattcagggtggacggaattttgaacagttccaaataccagtcagtattggcaaaaaccttcggcctctggtagaaaactgatctgtcagcacaacaatgacacaaaggacacatctaaatcaacaaaagaatggcttcagcggtataagattaaggctttggaatggcccagcctgaatccagacctgaatcccattgaacatctgtggggtaatctgaagagggctgggcacagaagatgccctcacattttgtcagattttgagcagttatgcaaagaagagtgggcaaattttgccacatcaagatgtgtcacgctgataggttcctacccaaaaagactgagtgctgtaatagatgcaaaagatgttgcaacaaagtattagttatatgtatttaaccaggtgattttaagttttttgttttatattttttcgctgtaaagatttatgtttgtttttcaattgcattgtacaggttataggtcacattaaatgtgaaaaatgttatgaaattatttgtcttgctttaatttttttacaacacaaaaacctggcatttgaacaggggtgtgtagactttttatatccactgtatatagagcaatgccagcattcaaaataatagacaacaaactgatggattggtcaccagtaatgtgggacactcattttcatcaaaacctgctttcacctgttacctactcacctgattgtaatgaatttatgaaatgttccaaaatatgtgttctgtattgtattacaatttcttaatccattttgagaattgagcagactgttctgcagatgatgacttatacgatgaaattgtgctgacatgttttgaagagaacaaccattacactgagaactaaccaattaagatagatcaacaagatgcattcttttggaaaatgtactaaatgtaggatgattgtgttaagtgtaggctacttgtacaaaccatttgcaaagatgtactaagtgcttgagacatgtacaaagcatttgaaatgtgatgaaagcaatgagaaatgccattctgttatgagaaactgcaagttagtttgggaatttgtccatgttattttgagaatgtcatctcagtttcaagaaatgagccaaaccaatggagaaaaactgtaaaacactaCTAAGGGCAATCCCTTTATTATTAAGCAAAGGTAAGATCCATCTGGAAGGGTGCGTGTCTGAGATGACTATTGCCAAATGTTCCGTTTGCATAAATTCTCGATTTACAAAGAAATAGTCAATCCGAGAAAAAGAAGAATGAACTTGGGAACTTGGGAGGAGGGGTTAAGCTTCAGCCACGGGCACCAACACAGGCGTTTTCTTCTATAAAGAGGGATAACGATGAGGCAATTTTGCCACAGTAGTTCAAGAAGGGCCAGACCTGTTCAGTGGAGGATTTAAATACACTACTTACATCACTACCTAAAATAAGTTTGTGTGTATGCAAGTTCGGGAGGGGGAAAAAAGATGAATTGTGAACGCACTATGAGCGTACTCCCAGTGCACACTCTTTGGATAACGTGTAACATTTACTCCTGAACAGTACAAACACCTCCCCACCCAACCACAAAAGTACCAATAAGAAAAGCCATATTCAGCAGTAACAGACTTGGCAGAACAAAAGAGCAAATCCCTAAACTAGCGTCCACTCTGATTCTTTCACTATGTGCGAAGAATATATAGAATACTCAAAACAACATATATACATTAGTTATCAATCCATTGTTTGTATGTCTTTCATAAAGCGAAATGCAAGATCAAGTATAAATCCCAGATAAATTATACAGAGTCACTTTACCTCAGAGACCACGAAAGTAGCTCAGCGGCTTTTATAGTCTTTCAGAAAAGCAACAACAACTTAGTCCTTAGCTGTTCTAAGTAACCACCAGAAGATGGGTAGGGTACAACAGTCTGAATCAAATCCTGTCCTTATGCAGAATCCTGTCAGCTGGAGAACGAGTCCTTGAACGAGTGAAAAAGCACCATGAAGGGTTTCGGCTTGTTGGAGCTTGATGAACCCGCCACTACTGACCATCCGAAATGGTGCTCCCTTTCCAGTGTAGGCTTGTGCTGAACGTGGTTCGAGCCGAGTCGCAAGGTCATCAAGCTTAATCATTTACCTAGTTAAGGCACCACACTGTTTATCCAGGTCAGAGGCTGCAGCTTCAGGGGTCTTGATTCTTCTAGCGTTTGTATAATCAAATCCAGAGAGTCAGAAATGAGCTGCAAGGCGGTAGAAAGTGCCACGGCATGTTTCGAGAGCAAGGAACTATTCCGATTTTCCACCGCAGGGAGGAACCAGGTCAGGGCATCAGtcaggttagccatgatgctagcACTGGGTGAAGCAGGCCTCTCTGGGGACCCCAGCGTTTCCTGAGCAGCAGAGGGTAAGGAGCCGGATGTAAAAGTAGCCCTTGAGCTAGCTTCCACCATTAGCAACTGTTCCAGAGTTGGTTGAGAGCGAGTGATGGTGAATACAGCCTTTATAAGACTTCTGgagattttggaacattgttgTGCAGGTCTGTTTGCATTTAGACACAATAGCGATACTGAGGTCAAGCCAATGGATCTCTGTCTTACCTCATTCTCaaatcatcccaaaagtactggatgaggTGCCATCATTTCAGAAAGCACAATTCCATCCACTGCTCTACAGTTCACTGCTTTTACCTTTTAGCCCACAGATATATGAACTAAAGAATTGAAACACCTGCTCATTAGTTGTTGTTGCTATTAAAAAAGCTTATGCTGCATTTGCACAGCTGTTTTATCATTTGGCGAAATTTAGTAGCTAAACGTACAATTCATTAAAAGTGGTTTTGTATTGTATAaaggtattattatattataatttatactttACACAGACAGATAGAAGGACTGTAAAAACAATTCCGAATCCAACCAGTACCAATGAATGTGTTTTATGCGCCCCTTCTAACTCAGCCCTTAGTTTACTGTTCTCGTACTGCTCGTCTCTTAATTCACTTGCCatcttattcagttttttttgctCATCTGCTTTCATCTCTTTTTCTATTTGACTCCATTTCAGTTCCTCCTCCTCTCTAACAATGTTCTCTCTCTTCTCAATTTTGCTAATTTCCTCCTCTTTAATTTTCCTTAGCAATTCTGCCCTCTTTAGTTCCTCCGCCTTTCTGATTTTTTCCTCCCTGTTCGCAATGTTTCTTACTTCCTCTTCTTTTAACTTTCTCATCATCTCCTTCCTCTTTAGTTCCTCCTCATTTCTGATCTCTTCCTCCCTGTTCGCAATGTTTCTTACTTCCTCTTCCTTTAACTTTATCACCAGTTCATTCCTCTTTAGTTCCTCCTCCTTTCTGATCTCTTCCTCCCTTTTcgcattgttttttatttgtcctTCTTTGAACTTTTTCATAAGCTCATTCATCTTTAGTTCTTCCTGCTTTTTGATGTCTTTCACCATGTTAACAAGGTGTTTTATTTCCTCTTCTTTTAACTTTTTCAGCAGCTCATTCTTCTTTAGTTCCTCCTCCTTTCTGATCACTTCCTCCATGGTCACACTTTTTCTCATTTCCTCTTTTAACTTTCCCAATAGCTCATTCTGCTTTAGTTCCTCCTCCTTTCTGATCTCTTCTTCCCTGTTGGCAATGTTTCTTATTTCCTCATCTTTTAACTTAATCATTAGCTCATTCCTCTTTAGTTCCTCCTCATTTCTGATCTCTTCCTCCCTGTTTGCAATGTTCCTTATTTCCTCTTCTTTTAATGTCCTTATCAGCTCATTCCTCTTTAGTTCTTCCTCCTTTCTCATTTTTTCCTCTCTGTTATCAATGTTCTTTATTTCCTCCTCTTTTAACTTTATTATCAGCTCCTTCCTCTTTAGTTCCTCCTCCCTTCTGATCTCTTCCTCCCTTTTCTCAATGttccttttttcctcttcttttaaCTTTCTTACCAGCTCCTTCCTCTTTATTTCCTCCTCCAATCTGTTTTTTTCCTCCCTGTTCTTGATGCTCCGTATTTCCTCTTCTTTTAACTTTCTCGTCAGCTCATTCCTCTTTAGTTCCTCCTCCTTTCTGATCTCTTCCTCCCTGTTCTCAATATTTCTTATTTCCTCTTCTTTTAACTTTCTCATTAGCTCATTCCTCTTTAGATCCTCCTCGTTTCTGATCTTTTCCTCCATGTTCGCAATATTTCTTATTTcctcttcttttatttttctcacCAGTTCATTCCTTCTTAGTTCCTCCTTGTTTCTGATCTCTTCCTCCCTGTTTGCAATGTTCCTATTTTCCTCTTCTTTTAACTTTCTTATCAGCTCCTTCCTCTTTAGTTCCTCTTCCTTTCTGATCTCTTCTTCCCTGTTCTCAATGTtcattttttcctcttcttttaaCTTTATTACCAGCTCCTTCCTCTTTATTTCCTCctcctttctgtttttttcctccCTGTTCTCAATGTTCCTTATTTCCGCCTCTTTTAACTTTCGTATCAGCTCCTTCCTCTTTAGCTCCTCTTCCATTCTGACTTTGTCCTCCCTGTTTGCAATGTTCCTTATTTCCTCCTCTTTTAACTTTCTCATCATCTCCTTTTTCTTTAGTTCCTCTTCCTCCCTGACGGCCTGCTGGACCCCACCATACACCTCCTTTGTGTACATGTATCCAGTATTTTCATGCAACATGAGCTTTATCTTTTGGAATAATTCCGTAACCTGAGTTCTGTCACTTCTGTCGTAGTTGTTGAAGACGTGGTATCTACCATCACAGGTTTCTACAAGATTCTGAAGCTCAACACTGTTACTGATGAACTTCTGAATGGGCTTCCCCTCCAGCAGATCTCCACCAGTGAACAGGATCATGGTGAACTTCACAGCTACTTCTCCAAAGTTCTCCTGAATCCACTTCACAGCGTTCACCTCCTCCTCAGTGAATCTCCCGATTCTGATCATCAGCAGGAAGACGTGAGGACCAGGAACGATCATGGAGACACATTTATGTGCACTCTGAGCTTCTTCATCTGACATTAACCAGGTATCCATGACCCCCGGAGTGTCGATTATAGTGATGTTTCTTCCGTCCacaactttgttttttttctcacagtCTTGAGTCACAGAAGCTGGAGACGCCTCGACTCTGAAAGCTTCTTCTTCCAGGATGGTGTTTGCTGAAGCACTCTTCCCAGCTCCAGTTTTACCCACCAGCATCAGTCTCAGCTCATGATGATCAATCTCTTGTCCTTCAACAACAGAAAACTCAAGTAAACAAACAGTTCACACATTAAATCCCTacaaccaaatcaaacaaatgacaCAAAACCCTCGTTATCCAGCATTAAATGTTGCGTGAATGCACGTGAATGAATgcaaattaattacgccaccaagctTGACCCCATTTTCTCCCTTCTCCCCTGTCAAATTCAGAAATCTTTACAACCAAGCTGCCATgtaaacaataaagtaaaaaaaagttggaaacatTGCAACATCAAAACGTTGTCTTTGGTTAATTGTTAACTCATAGGACTAGATTTGTACAATTTTATAAACTGGATTTACCTTTGAAAGCCAAATGCAACATAATATACAACGCAATGGCTCCCACCACAAAGGCCATCCAAGGATAACGGCGATCCAAGGAATTCCAATCAGGGTTTTCCAACTAGAATCAGATAAAAGCAATTTTAAGCAAACATCAGTCGGGTAAACTCATGCATTTTACAGAACTATAATCATTACAACCAAAATGCTGATGTTATTCAGAAAATGAGGAAAGAGCATTGTATAAGATCATTTTAAGTATTTAGATTTTAAGATTTACCTTCTGGAAATCTGTTTTGTCCATTTGTCTGGTAATAGTGGGAGAATCAAGGTTACAGACATATTACAGACAAACAATGAGAAAATAATGCACAGTTAGTTGGAGGTCAATGGAATAGCATGACACTGGGTAGGGCCTCCATGTGCTGCATGGATTCACAATATGCACATGTTGGAAACATTCCTTTAAGATTCTAATTCTTTGATATACCTTCATGTTCTGAATCTCCTGTTTTAGCACATTCCAAATGTATTTCCAGTCAAACTCATAAGGAAAGTTAATTCATGATTTAATCaagttcatttatatattttgagGCTCATTTGTGCCAAAAACCTGTTTGTTAAAACTGTAATTGTGTAATTGGTGTATGATGTTCTGAATACAGTACCTCCTGTTCTGCTTTTTCCTGCTGGGTGGTGAATTCTGCTTCTCTCGCTCATTTTCAGGGTCTGGATCACTGGAGTAAAAATACTCAACATTATTGTTTAAAATCATAAATATTCATGAATTAAATTACATCATTACTCTCTAAAGACCCTCAATCAGATCACTCACAACCCTTACCTTTCAGAAACGCTGCTACGGAAACCTTGAATGCTATCAGACGCGTCCGCCAGACTTTCACATAGCTGgtctgatctgttttttttttttaacaaaccacAAAAAACACATATTAATGATCTGTCTGTGATGTGATTCATCTTTAAATATGTTCTGTACTTTTAAAGGATTTGTTGATTTTAGGTGTCACACTTTTTAGCCTGTTTTATTTTCCTGAAGAGCACATGGCCCAGCGTTATCTCTCGTTGTCTCTGCTGTAGCCCCGCCCTTTCATCTGTGTTTCCACCAATCTTGTTTGTAACCACGCCTCCTTGTTACTGGTTCCAGGTGTTCCTCTTCCTCTGTATATATAAGCCCCATTGTTTCAATGTTCCTCCTGGAGTATTTTGTGTGTCTTGTGAATTTTTTGTATGCTTTTAAAATTTGTGTATGTTTTGTGAATTCTTATATGCTTGTATTTTTTCGTACGATTGAGAATTTTTTGAATGCTTGTGATTTTTTTGTATGCTTAGTAAACTTTTGTATTCTTTGTGAATTTTTAATATGCTTTGTGAATTTTTGGTGCACTTTGTGATTTGTTTGTATGCTTTAAGAATTTTTGTATGATTTGTGAATTTcttgtatttgtaattttttaatattatgttataatatatataatgttataataatattatataacttttaataataaatgttaatcTTTTGTATGCCTTGTGATTTTTCTGTATGCTTTGGGAATTTTTGTATGCTTGTGAAATTTTTGCACGCTCTGTGATTATTTTTGTATGCTTCTAAATGTTTGTATGCTATgtgaaatgctgttttttttgtagttatgTTATATCTGTCAAGTCTTCTAAATGatctatttttaaaatagttttctttaaagtagtcatgtttttttctgttttcttgttGTTTACCTACATGTGTTTgctctctgttttgtttttcttttgcctttattattctgtttatttaaaagCTATTTCCTGCGTTTACCTCCGCCCTCTCATTCctctaaattttacatttatcaATGGCTGGTTTTAGTTTAGGAACATCTGTATGAATAATATTAACACACTGTAAAATAAAGTACCCATACAAAGAAGACAAAGAAATGTCTTTCTCAGGTAAAAAAAACAATCGTTTAACTAAAATACCAGAAAGTCCAAAGTTCTATATTccgtgtaaaaatgtaaaataatccaaaaaaatacaaaacacattaTGTTTACCTTTTGTTACGAAACGTCAGTGGGATACGCATGGAGTTCTCACTTCTCATAGACACTGCATCAGTGTCGTCGACCCCCTGCAGGAATAAAGGAGCAAAAATGTACACATAATCCAAACTTAAAATCTTGTTTGAGTTCTGCACATCCAGGGTTgcttaaaattagttttttgcttTTCCTGTAAATTACCCGCATGCATACCTTAACAACATAAACGCAGAGAGCActtttctctgctgagatgcacaaagtgtTGCACTGTTagaatagcaatctgccaaagtcagagctcacctgtctcttaaagggaatggcaagtgacatgctgattggtttatttcacattacgcccaaaattaaccacacccatgattaattaagagaattagttcatggcttttgtgcgttttgagcaagatgtattttttgtgccctcaggATACCAAAgccacaccgacacgccctaaatccagctgcacgatgcaCGACTTTATGCACTAACTTTGTCTATTGATTCATCAATTACTTACCGTTATCTTTACTCCAGCATGATCCTTTTCATCTGTTTTCTGATTGGTCGATTCAGAAATCCATTTCGAGATTTTCAACTAGAATCAGGTAAAAGTATTTTTAGACAAACATCAGTCTGGTAAACCCTTGTATTTAAAATACATGCATCTCACTGAACTGTAATCATTACATTCAAAATGCTAATGTTATTCAGAAAATGATGAAAAAGCATTGTATatgatcattttaaatatttagattttaagaTTTACCTTCTGGAAATCCTCATTTGTGAAATCTGTTGGTGATTTTCTGTCCACTCGCCTGTGAATTGGGGGTGAATTGAGGTTACAAACGTATTACAGACTAAGATAAAATGTGTCATATTACTAAATAACATTTCCAAGTTTCCCATCAATCAAGAATAAATGTGCACAGATCAGGAGGATCACTGTTcggtaataaaatatatatattttcaaattatGATAGAGACACTTATGGAGGACaaaaaatgattattaaaaaaatagatgcacatttaaataaattaataaataaatgcattaatgaatacatacataaat
Protein-coding sequences here:
- the LOC103046641 gene encoding trichohyalin-like — its product is MNYVWLDNSVEDMPVRRDHSLRTPPFCRERRVDRKSPTDFTNEDFQKLKISKWISESTNQKTDEKDHAGVKITGVDDTDAVSMRSENSMRIPLTFRNKRSDQLCESLADASDSIQGFRSSVSESDPDPENEREKQNSPPSRKKQNRRQMDKTDFQKLENPDWNSLDRRYPWMAFVVGAIALYIMLHLAFKGQEIDHHELRLMLVGKTGAGKSASANTILEEEAFRVEASPASVTQDCEKKNKVVDGRNITIIDTPGVMDTWLMSDEEAQSAHKCVSMIVPGPHVFLLMIRIGRFTEEEVNAVKWIQENFGEVAVKFTMILFTGGDLLEGKPIQKFISNSVELQNLVETCDGRYHVFNNYDRSDRTQVTELFQKIKLMLHENTGYMYTKEVYGGVQQAVREEEELKKKEMMRKLKEEEIRNIANREDKVRMEEELKRKELIRKLKEAEIRNIENREEKNRKEEEIKRKELVIKLKEEEKMNIENREEEIRKEEELKRKELIRKLKEEENRNIANREEEIRNKEELRRNELVRKIKEEEIRNIANMEEKIRNEEDLKRNELMRKLKEEEIRNIENREEEIRKEEELKRNELTRKLKEEEIRSIKNREEKNRLEEEIKRKELVRKLKEEEKRNIEKREEEIRREEELKRKELIIKLKEEEIKNIDNREEKMRKEEELKRNELIRTLKEEEIRNIANREEEIRNEEELKRNELMIKLKDEEIRNIANREEEIRKEEELKQNELLGKLKEEMRKSVTMEEVIRKEEELKKNELLKKLKEEEIKHLVNMVKDIKKQEELKMNELMKKFKEGQIKNNAKREEEIRKEEELKRNELVIKLKEEEVRNIANREEEIRNEEELKRKEMMRKLKEEEVRNIANREEKIRKAEELKRAELLRKIKEEEISKIEKRENIVREEEELKWSQIEKEMKADEQKKLNKMASELRDEQYENSKLRAELEGAHKTHSLVLVGFGIVFTVLLSVCVKYKL